Proteins from a single region of Pseudorasbora parva isolate DD20220531a chromosome 22, ASM2467924v1, whole genome shotgun sequence:
- the chd5 gene encoding chromodomain-helicase-DNA-binding protein 5 isoform X2, with the protein MPGSLSNEDEGQDDVDFEDDVPDEDEEAERQRSVPLSPLERFFSEDDSVKQHKKKKPSKIMEGKEPKVKKKKKKDGLPSGLDDMSDREDRGHRSGSESSTYSTLKKKKKKPREKKERKTKQRKKDDDEDDEDDDDGNMKEPKSSSQLMQEWGLEDVQYAFSEDDYKTITNYKAFSQFLRPLIAKKNPKIPMSKMMTVLGAKWREFSANNPFKGTSATAVAAAVAAAVETVNVAPPICIRSIQQISPSGPIKKAKTKEGKGPGAKKKSKPVKETKKKGKPKKSKSKAGQGGKRKKGSSSEEDFLDDFSDFDDISIHSASVRSDTSAAPKKKSARRGRKKRKREDGDGYETDHQDYCEVCQQGGEIILCDTCPRAYHLVCLDPELEKAPEGKWSCPHCEKEGIQWEAKDDEEEEDEVVGEEEDDHMEFCRVCKDGGELLCCDTCPSSYHIHCLNPPLPEIPNGEWLCPRCMCPPLKGKVQKILHWAWGDPPLPPEVPPGQDGEKVDGLAKIPLKGRPERQLFVKWAGLSYWHCSWVSELQLELYHTVMYRNYQRKNDMDEPPPYDYGSGEEELNNEKRRSKDPQYAVMEEQFYRYGIKPEWMIIHRILNHSFDKDGDVHYLIKWRDLPYDQCSWEADDFSVPDYDSFKQAYWDHRNQVLGESHHPLLFRKGKRLKEEGKRREPPPDTPVVDPTIKFEQQPWYIDDTGGTLHPYQLEGLNWLRFSWAQGTDTILADEMGLGKTVQTIVFLYSLYKEGHSKGPFLVSAPLSTIINWEREFEMWAPEFYVVTYTGDKDSRAVIRENEFTFEDSAVKSGRKVFRMKKDTPIKFHVLLTSYELITIDQAILGSIAWACLVVDEAHRLKNNQSKFFRILNGYKIYYKLLLTGTPLQNNLEELFHLLNFLTPERFNNLEGFLEEFADISKEDQIKKLHDLLGPHMLRRLKADVFKNMPAKTELIVRVELSPMQKKYYKFILTRNFEALNSKGGGNQVSLLNIMMDLKKCCNHPYLFPVAAVEAPVLPNGSYDGNLLVKSSGKLTLLQKMLKKLKDEGHRVLIFSQMTKMLDLLEDFLEFEGYKYERIDGGITGGLRQEAIDRFNAPGAQQFCFLLSTRAGGLGINLATADTVIIYDSDWNPHNDIQAFSRAHRIGQNKKVMIYRFVTRASVEERITQVAKRKMMLTHLVVRPGLGSKTGSMSKQELDDILKFGTEELFKDDVEAARTMGDNKEGEEGSVIHYDDNAISKLLDRSQDATEDTEIQNMNEYLSSFKVAQYVVREEDGEEEVQREIIKQEENVDPDYWEKLLRHHYEQQQEDLARNLGKGKRIRKQVNYNDASQEDQDNQSEYSVGSEDEDEDFEERPEGGRRQSRRQLKSDRDKPLPPLLARVGGNIEVLGFNARQRKAFLNAIMRWGMPPQDAFNSHWLVRDLRGKSEKEFRAYVSLFMRHLCEPGADGAETFADGVPREGLSRQHVLTRIGVMSLVRKKVQEFEHVNGKFSTPDLIPVGLELKKLTESVSSDPNTPVPASPVPTQPSTPVPSDKTESVSGSQEDKEITEPESTKSLDPEQPVMPEPSPAPEKTSEGEESKSCSPEEKRIEEKRIEENEKNDTPPAPSEPSSNQAQPSEQSANQTPLECGKGKETSPERGEHKPSPAKLDEKEQKPAIPDDLKSEEQIVNQLNGEKDARDDTDEIHRDDKTSIKTRFMFNIADGGFTELHTLWQNEERAAVSSGKMYDIWHRRHDYWLLAGIVTHGYARWQDIQNDPRYTILNEPFKTEMHKGNYLEMKNKFLARRFKLLEQALVIEEQLRRAAYLNMTQDPSHPAMALNTRFAEVECLAESHQHLSKESLAGNKPANAVLHKVLNQLEELLSDMKADVTRLPSMLSRVPPVSARLQMSERGILSRLTSRGNEPPPQQPFPQGSFGCSQMYNSSFAGGFRGPGGTAMVNYSQMPLGPYVSVSSNGPPLPTSHMEKKSSDVLRDVATPDLKSGKPSDVICIED; encoded by the exons GGGCTTCCTAGCGGGCTGGATGACATGTCAGATAGAGAGGATCGTGGTCACAGGTCGGGGAGTGAGAGCAGCACTTACAGCACcttaaagaagaaaaagaagaaacccAGAGAGAAGAAggagagaaaaacaaaacagcgAAAGAAAGATGATGATGAGGACGACGAAGATGACGATGATGGAAACATGAAG GAACCAAAGTCATCCAGTCAGCTGATGCAAGAGTGGGGTCTCGAAGATGTGCAGTATGCCTTCTCAGAAGATGACTATAAAACCATCACCAACTACAAAGCCTTTAGCCAGTTTCTTAG GCCCCTCATTGCCAAAAAGAACCCCAAGATCCCCATGTCAAAAATGATGACGGTGCTTGGAGCAAAATGGAGAGAGTTCAGCGCGAACAACCCTTTCAAAGGCACCTCTGCAACTGCTGTGGCGGCTGCTGTGGCGGCAGCTGTGGAAACTGTCAATGTGGCTCCGCCCATTTGTATTAGAAGTATCCAACAGATCTCACCATCTGGGCCAATCAAAAAAGCCAAAACCAAAGAGGGAAAGG GGCctggtgcaaaaaaaaaaagtaagccagtgaaagaaacaaaaaagaaagGGAAACCGAAGAAGTCCAAATCGAAAGCAGGCCAGGGtggaaaaaggaaaaaaggcTCTTCG agcGAGGAAGATTTCCTGGATGACTTTTCAGACTTTGATGACATCAGCATTCACAGTGCCTCTGTACGCTCAGACACTTCTGCGGCACCAAAAAAGAAGTCGGCCCGCCGAGGgcggaaaaaaagaaaaa GAGAGGATGGAGATGGCTACGAGACAGACCATCAAGATTACTGTGAGGTTTGTCAGCAGGGAGGAGAGATCATTCTATGTGACACCTGTCCCAGAGCATATCACCTGGTGTGTCTGGATCCAGAACTGGAGAAAGCCCCAGAGGGCAAATGGAGTTGCCCCCACTGC GAAAAAGAAGGCATTCAGTGGGAGGCCAAAGATGACGAGGAGGAGGAAGACGAAGTTGTGGGTGAGGAGGAAGATGACCACATGGAGTTCTGCAGAGTGTGTAAGGATGGAGGAGAGCTGCTTTGCTGTGATACCTGCCCTTCTTCCTACCACATCCACTGTCTGAACCCACCTCTTCCTGAGATTCCCAATGGAGAGTGGCTGTGTCCACGATGCATG TGCCCACCGCTAAAAGGGAAAGTCCAGAAGATTCTCCACTGGGCGTGGGGCGATCCTCCTCTACCACCTGAGGTTCCTCCTGGGCAGGATGGAGAGAAGGTGGACGGTTTGGCCAAAATTCCACTGAAGGGCCGTCCAGAGAGGCAGCTGTTTGTGAAATGGGCTGGCCTGTCCTACTGGCACTGCTCATGGGTCAGCGAACTTCAG TTGGAACTATATCACACAGTAATGTATCGTAACTATCAGCGGAAGAACGACATGGACGAACCACCACCGTACGACTATGGCTCTGGGGAGGAGGAGCTTAACAATGAGAAGAGGAGGAGCAAAGACCCTCAGTATGCAGTCATGGAGGAACAATTCTACCGATACGGCATCAAGCCAGAGTGGATGATCATTCACCGGATTCTCAACCACAG CTTTGATAAGGATGGAGATGTACATTACCTGATTAAGTGGAGAGATTTGCCGTATGATCAGTGCTCTTGGGAGGCGGATGACTTTAGCGTCCCAGATTATGACAGCTTTAAACAAGCCTACTGGGACCACAG AAATCAAGTGCTCGGTGAAAGCCATCACCCCCTGCTGTTCAGAAAGGGAAAGAGACTCAAAGAGGAAGGGAAAAGGAGAGAACCTCCACCAGACACTCCAGTTGTGGAT CCCACTATCAAGTTTGAACAGCAGCCATGGTACATCGATGACACAGGGGGAACGTTGCACCCATACCAGCTGGAAGGCCTGAACTGGTTGCGTTTCTCTTGGGCCCAAGGAACGGACACAATCTTGGCTGATGAAATGGGCCTTGGCAAGACTGTGCAGACTATAGTGTTCCTGTACTCACTCTACAAAGAG GGTCACTCCAAAGGGCCGTTTCTAGTCAGTGCGCCACTCTCCACAATCATCAACTGGGAGAGAGAGTTTGAGATGTGGGCTCCGGAATTCTACGTGGTGACTTACACAGGGGACAAAGACAGCAGGGCCGTCATACGCGAGAATGAATTTACCTTTGAGGACAGCGCTGTCAAATCGGGTCGCAAGGTTTTCCGCATGAAG AAGGACACGCCGATAAAGTTTCATGTCCTGCTGACATCATATGAACTGATCACCATTGATCAGGCCATACTTGGCTCAATTGCCTGGGCCTGTCTGGTTGTGGATGAAGCCCACCGACTGAAGAATAACCAGTCAAAG TTTTTCAGAATTCTGAATGGCTACAAAATCTACTATAAGCTGCTCCTGACTGGAACCCCTTTGCAGAACAATCTCGAAGAGCTTTTTCACCTGCTCAACTTCCTCACCCCGGAGCGCTTCAA TAACCTGGAGGGCTTTCTGGAGGAGTTTGCGGACATCTCGAAAGAGGACCAGATTAAGAAACTGCACGATCTACTGGGGCCACACATGCTCAGAAGACTGAAGGCAGATGTGTTCAAGAACATGCCGGCAAAAACCGAGCTCATAGTGCGAGTAGAACTCAGCCCCATGCAGAA GAAATACTACAAGTTCATTTTAACACGCAACTTTGAGGCATTGAATTCCAAGGGAGGAGGGAACCAGGTGTCCCTTCTTAACATCATGATGGACTTGAAGAAATGCTGTAACCATCCCTACCTGTTTCCAGTGGCTGCAGTG GAAGCTCCGGTCTTACCCAACGGTTCTTACGACGGTAACCTCCTGGTGAAATCCTCAGGAAAACTCACCCTGCTTCAGAAGATGCTCAAAAAACTCAAAGACGAAGGACACAGGGTTCTTATCTTCTCTCAG ATGACAAAGATGCTGGATTTGCTAGAGGACTTTTTGGAGTTTGAGGGGTATAAATATGAGCGTATTGACGGGGGCATCACAGGGGGGCTGCGTCAGGAAGCCATCGATCGCTTTAACG CACCCGGGGCTCAGCAGTTCTGTTTTCTGCTCTCTACACGTGCTGGAGGATTGGGTATCAATCTGGCAACCGCCGACACAGTGATCATATATGACTCTGACTGGAACCCACACAATGATATTCAG GCATTCAGCAGGGCGCACAGAATCGGGCAAAATAAAAAGGTGATGATCTACCGCTTTGTAACTCGGGCATCTGTTGAGGAGCGTATTACCCAGGTGGCCAAGCGAAAGATGATGCTGACCCACCTGGTAGTGCGTCCTGGCTTGGGCTCTAAGACGGGCTCCATGTCCAAACAGGAACTGGATGACATCCTCAAGTTTGGCACTGAAGAGCTTTTCAAAGACGATGTGGAAGCCGCCAGGACGATGG gagACAATAAAGAAGGAGAGGAGGGTAGTGTGATCCACTATGATGATAATGCCATCTCCAAACTGCTGGACCGTAGTCAGGATGCCACTGAAGACACAGAAATCCAGAACATGAACGAGTACTTGAGCTCATTTAAGGTGGCTCAGTATGTGGTGAGAGAGGAGGATGGAGAG GAGGAGGTCCAGAGGGAGATTATTAAGCAGGAGGAGAATGTTGATCCAGACTATTGGGAGAAGCTCTTGAGGCACCATTACGAGCAGCAGCAAGAGGATCTGGCCAGGAACCTGGGCAAAGGGAAACGCATCCGCAAACAGGTCAACTATAATGACGCCTCTCAGGAGGACCAAG ATAATCAGTCCGAATACTCTGTTGGGTCCgaggatgaggatgaagatTTTGAAGAACGCCCTGAAG GAGGACGCAGACAATCTCGCAGACAGTTGAAGAGTGATCGAGACAAACCGTTGCCGCCGTTGCTGGCTAGAGTCGGTGGAAATATAGAG GTATTGGGATTTAACGCCCGGCAGCGGAAAGCCTTCCTGAATGCGATTATGCGCTGGGGAATGCCCCCACAAGATGCCTTCAATTCTCACTGGCTGGTCCGTGACCTGAGAGGGAAAAGTGAAAAGGAGTtcag GGCTTATGTGTCTCTGTTCATGAGGCACCTGTGTGAGCCGGGGGCAGACGGAGCAGAGACATTTGCAGATGGGGTTCCGAGGGAAGGCCTGTCCCGTCAACACGTTCTCACCCGGATCGGTGTTATGTCTCTGGTGCGCAAAAAG GTTCAGGAGTTTGAGCATGTAAATGGAAAGTTTAGTACACCAGATTTGATTCCTGTGGGATTGGAGCTGAAAAAACTTACTGAAAGTGTCTCGTCGGACCCCAACACGCCTGTTCCAGCCAGTCCGGTTCCGACTCAACCCAGCACACCTGTCCCTTcag ATAAGACAGAGTCAGTGTCCGGTTCTCAAGAAGACAAGGAGATTACAGAACCAGAGAGCACTAAATCGTTGGACCCTGAG CAGCCTGTTATGCCAGAACCCTCCCCTGCACCAGAGAAGACCAGTGAGGGAGAAGAGTCAAAAAGCTGCAGTCCAGAGGAGAAACGAATAGAGGAGAAACGAATAGAGGAGAATGAGAAGAATGATACCCCTCCTGCACCTTCAGAGCCATCGTCCAATCAAGCACAGCCTAGTGAgcaatcagccaatcagacaCCTTTGG AATGTGGTAAAGGAAAAGAAACTTCTCCAGAGAGAGGGGAACATAAACCCAGCCCAGCAAAATTAGACGAAAAAGAGCAAAAACCAG cCATTCCTGATGATTTAAAATCTGAAGAACAAATTGTGAACCAACTGAATGGAGAGAAAGATGCGAGGGACGACACAGATGAGATCCACAGAGATGACAAGACCAGCATCAAGACTCGGTTCATGTTCAACATCGCAGATGGAGGATTCACAG AATTACACACACTGTGGCAGAACGAGGAGCGCGCAGCTGTGTCATCTGGCAAAATGTACGACATCTGGCACCGTCGCCATGACTACTGGCTGCTGGCTGGCATCGTAAC ACATGGCTATGCCCGCTGGCAGGACATTCAGAATGACCCACGGTACACCATTCTCAATGAGCCCTTCAAGACTGAAATGCACAAAGGGAACTACTTGGAAATGAAGAATAAATTTCTCGCCAGGCGTTTTAAG CTCCTGGAACAGGCTTTGGTAATCGAGGAGCAGCTACGGCGTGCAGCATACCTGAATATGACTCAGGACCCCAGTCACCCTGCCATGGCCCTCAACACACGCTTCGCTGAGGTGGAGTGTCTGGCTGAATCCCATCAGCACCTCTCCAAAGAGTCCTTGGCTGGTAACAAGCCAGCTAATGCTGTGCTGCACAAAG TGTTGAATCAGCTGGAGGAGCTGTTAAGTGATATGAAGGCTGACGTGACGCGGTTGCCCTCCATGCTTTCGCGGGTCCCACCCGTGTCCGCTCGGCTACAGATGTCAGAGCGGGGCATCCTCAGCAGGCTCACCAGCCGGGGCAACGAGCCGCCACCTCAACAG CCTTTCCCTCAGGGCTCTTTCGGCTGTTCTCAGATGTATAATAGCAGTTTTGCCGGAGGGTTCCGTGGACCTGGAGGCACCGCAATGGTGAACTACAGCCAGATGCCCCTGGGGCCATACGTCAGTG TGTCCTCTAATGGACCTCCGCTACCAACCAGCCACATGGAGAAGAAGTCCAGTGATGTTCTGCGAGATGTGGCCACCCCTGATTTGAAATCAGGCAAACCCAGCGATGTTATATGCATCGAAGACTAG